A section of the Methanosarcina mazei S-6 genome encodes:
- a CDS encoding glycosyltransferase family 4 protein gives MGNHFIIIAGEEAGPASNKMGGIWNVIDEEAHTLASLFDSGKIKAKENTEILVAGPYFGHRGADWNRGLNRITDMEGLAPLSSDGELEKCLKTLESEGIKVFTGEEMAGKIRIGYMQFQTSDYGKIRSSYMGKEMTLESRIKAEAYELLGLDSLKYESLPNGAEYTHYLSLSHSISELIRLLIGSAPRTADTWAEEGAGKDLIPCPGISLHCHEFGTFYAPARLKKLGIPINTVATLHATLPGRAAGYSSIQKRRNNDSTWPPGVPENLASLEALALYADTVTAVGESTRQEARLFYGINGIVIRNGITIESEKIDWNRKELCLSGIRSFLSENLYRYYGGEKIEPEKIIPIFTISRIEVENKGYPDLLDSLVALEHIIRNSILEGHMEEKIKVICFLVTAEGPKADLPEGFPVHLPKDVLVGNELRLQQMIEERGLDFPKLVRGKHSVAAVLYPQIISETDGGLGMGVRDFMAGCCAGVFPSRYDPFLLTGLEAGREGTPSVVSRVCGFSDAIKTIESLIEGLGGVIVVDNIDLSYYETVLEYALAISYFTRNFVDDRVKYKLLCREAFLLAKDMDWRKPAEQYYELISGARFCMRENENPAKSKN, from the coding sequence TTGGGAAACCATTTCATAATTATTGCAGGAGAAGAGGCAGGGCCTGCATCAAACAAAATGGGCGGGATCTGGAACGTCATTGACGAAGAAGCGCATACTCTGGCATCACTTTTTGATTCCGGAAAAATTAAAGCAAAAGAAAATACGGAAATCCTTGTCGCAGGCCCTTATTTCGGGCACAGGGGCGCAGACTGGAACCGTGGCCTGAACAGAATTACTGATATGGAAGGGCTTGCCCCTCTGAGTTCGGACGGGGAGCTGGAAAAATGCCTGAAAACTCTTGAAAGCGAAGGCATTAAGGTCTTCACAGGAGAGGAAATGGCAGGAAAGATCAGGATAGGCTACATGCAGTTCCAGACCTCGGATTATGGGAAAATTCGCTCATCATATATGGGAAAAGAGATGACTCTCGAAAGCCGCATCAAAGCCGAAGCCTATGAGCTTCTGGGGCTTGATTCCCTCAAATATGAAAGCCTTCCAAACGGTGCGGAATATACCCATTACCTTTCCCTTTCACACTCAATTTCAGAGCTTATCCGGCTTCTTATCGGTTCGGCTCCAAGAACTGCAGACACCTGGGCAGAAGAAGGTGCTGGCAAGGACCTTATTCCCTGTCCCGGGATTTCCCTTCACTGCCACGAGTTCGGGACATTTTATGCGCCTGCAAGACTTAAAAAACTGGGGATCCCGATAAATACCGTTGCGACTCTGCATGCAACCCTTCCGGGCAGGGCTGCAGGATACAGCTCCATCCAAAAAAGGAGAAACAATGACAGTACATGGCCTCCTGGTGTGCCTGAAAACCTTGCCTCACTCGAAGCCCTTGCCCTGTATGCGGATACCGTTACTGCGGTAGGGGAGTCTACCCGCCAGGAAGCCAGGCTTTTTTACGGGATAAACGGGATTGTCATCAGAAACGGGATAACCATTGAGTCCGAAAAAATAGACTGGAATAGAAAAGAACTCTGCCTCTCAGGGATCAGAAGCTTCCTCTCCGAAAACCTGTACAGGTATTACGGAGGGGAAAAAATCGAGCCCGAAAAGATCATCCCTATTTTCACAATCTCCCGCATAGAGGTTGAAAATAAAGGATACCCTGACCTTCTGGACTCCCTTGTGGCTCTTGAACACATAATAAGGAACAGCATTCTGGAAGGGCATATGGAAGAGAAAATAAAGGTCATCTGCTTCCTTGTAACAGCAGAAGGCCCGAAGGCTGACCTTCCCGAAGGATTTCCTGTGCACCTGCCAAAAGATGTGCTTGTGGGAAACGAACTCAGGCTTCAGCAGATGATAGAAGAAAGAGGGCTGGATTTCCCAAAACTTGTAAGAGGGAAGCATTCAGTTGCTGCTGTCCTCTACCCCCAGATAATCTCAGAAACAGACGGAGGGCTGGGTATGGGAGTAAGGGACTTTATGGCAGGCTGCTGTGCCGGGGTCTTCCCCTCTCGCTATGACCCTTTCCTGCTCACAGGGCTTGAAGCAGGAAGAGAAGGGACACCAAGTGTGGTAAGCCGGGTCTGCGGCTTCAGTGATGCCATAAAAACCATCGAGTCCCTGATAGAGGGCCTGGGTGGAGTGATAGTGGTGGACAACATAGACCTCTCCTATTACGAAACGGTCCTTGAATATGCCCTGGCAATCAGTTACTTTACCAGAAACTTCGTAGACGATAGAGTAAAATACAAACTGCTCTGCAGGGAGGCTTTTCTCCTTGCAAAGGACATGGATTGGAGAAAGCCAGCTGAGCAATATTATGAATTGATCAGCGGAGCTCGCTTCTGTATGCGGGAAAATGAAAACCCCGCAAAAAGCAAAAACTAA
- a CDS encoding DUF1638 domain-containing protein, translated as MPVITILGCRMFEDEIMHLLENDPEIEEVLVVENEDCVGIMKKMAETGLVYTALSPEKIPEKSSEAGKGLTLIVYMLELALHAIPENLKKTVYSKVELMSSCSDGILLFYGLCGNVLGKIEEDFKDLGCQVCILKEENGEIVDDCIGAVLGGRKQYLEVLKSCKGVGTFFLTPMWAVNWREMIRTSGLSQNPDDISMSKFVFDYAGYKRVARLDTGLAYEKDFDACVKEFSTLFEFEVTELEGTLHLIENCYAKTKASVFEACPRSQA; from the coding sequence ATGCCGGTAATAACCATATTAGGGTGCAGGATGTTCGAAGACGAGATAATGCACCTTCTGGAAAACGATCCCGAGATTGAAGAAGTGCTTGTAGTTGAAAATGAAGACTGCGTGGGCATAATGAAAAAGATGGCTGAAACAGGACTTGTATATACTGCTCTTTCCCCCGAGAAAATCCCCGAAAAGTCTTCAGAGGCAGGAAAAGGCCTGACCCTGATAGTTTATATGCTTGAGCTTGCCCTCCACGCAATCCCTGAAAACCTTAAAAAGACCGTTTACTCAAAAGTCGAGCTTATGTCTTCCTGTTCGGACGGGATTCTGCTATTTTACGGGCTCTGCGGAAACGTGCTCGGGAAAATTGAAGAGGATTTCAAAGACCTTGGCTGCCAGGTCTGCATACTGAAAGAAGAAAACGGAGAAATCGTTGACGACTGCATAGGCGCCGTTCTGGGTGGGAGGAAACAATACCTTGAAGTCCTGAAAAGCTGCAAAGGAGTGGGGACCTTTTTCCTGACACCCATGTGGGCTGTAAACTGGAGGGAAATGATAAGAACCTCAGGCCTGAGCCAGAACCCTGACGATATATCCATGTCAAAGTTCGTCTTTGATTACGCAGGCTACAAAAGAGTTGCAAGACTGGACACGGGACTTGCTTATGAAAAAGATTTTGATGCCTGCGTAAAAGAATTCTCAACACTCTTTGAGTTTGAAGTTACGGAACTTGAAGGGACTTTACACCTGATAGAAAACTGTTACGCAAAAACAAAAGCCTCGGTATTCGAAGCCTGCCCTCGCTCGCAGGCCTGA
- a CDS encoding DUF1638 domain-containing protein encodes MTAMGIIGCRVFEDEIVHVLSGDPEVERVYLVKNNENIGLQDKLKNQGLKPLALPVHEIKSCLKKSDGFSVIVQLQEIGLHSDPSRLKNKTYTNLSLMSGFTDGILLFYGLCGHAFSKMRKDFAYTGCSLQLLQDRSTGGTARPLDDCIAAALGGNSRYREILKSYSDTFFLTPMWAVNWKSAFGTFEGMIGGFEFTPENLRELGYRRVARVNTGLSYEPDFEKKIEEFALNFGFEIIELEGSTEIAQKSYKMMQNMLLRPLKT; translated from the coding sequence ATGACTGCAATGGGCATAATCGGCTGCAGGGTATTCGAGGACGAAATTGTCCACGTGCTTTCAGGTGACCCTGAAGTGGAAAGGGTTTACCTCGTAAAAAACAACGAAAATATAGGCTTACAGGACAAACTTAAAAATCAGGGTCTTAAACCTCTGGCACTGCCTGTCCATGAAATAAAATCCTGCCTCAAGAAAAGTGATGGGTTCAGTGTCATCGTCCAGCTTCAGGAGATAGGACTTCATTCAGACCCTTCCAGGCTCAAAAACAAAACATATACAAACCTGAGCCTTATGTCAGGTTTTACGGACGGAATTCTCCTTTTTTACGGGCTCTGTGGGCATGCTTTTTCAAAGATGCGGAAAGATTTTGCATATACAGGGTGCTCTCTACAGCTTCTTCAGGACAGAAGCACAGGAGGAACAGCCCGGCCTCTTGACGACTGTATTGCAGCAGCCCTTGGAGGCAATTCCCGCTATCGGGAAATTCTTAAAAGCTATAGTGATACCTTTTTTTTAACTCCGATGTGGGCAGTAAACTGGAAAAGCGCTTTCGGGACATTTGAAGGAATGATAGGGGGCTTTGAGTTCACCCCGGAAAACCTGAGAGAACTCGGGTATCGAAGAGTAGCACGAGTCAATACAGGGCTCTCCTACGAACCTGATTTTGAAAAAAAGATAGAGGAATTTGCTCTTAACTTCGGTTTTGAGATTATAGAACTTGAAGGCAGCACTGAAATTGCACAAAAATCATACAAAATGATGCAGAATATGCTGCTCAGGCCGCTTAAAACTTGA
- a CDS encoding UDP-N-acetylglucosamine--N-acetylmuramyl-(pentapeptide) pyrophosphoryl-undecaprenol N-acetylglucosamine transferase, with product MKILLFICGEGLGHTGRCLSLGKEFLAAGHEVNFGAYGYSKGLVQKTGYSAYEIPSEIKLAGEAGTFDIRKSIKETLNNLSPSGFRKILRLIEKLDPDVVLSDGYYTGILAAQKRKVPVYFIGHQFNMEEFFWKKGLFAGIAGIFVKRFYNYVFSSVDGIIVPDYPLPYSVNRKNFTISRAVNDNIFFSGPLIRCRYQEAGEKAFKRPNVLSTIGAFGYRAAVFRNVLEAAKLDPSIYYTFISGPEIDPEQFSKVPENVEFTGFTENPFPYYKGSDLVITAGGHGTIMESLAFGLPILSFPDEKHAEQENNASVLEEAGYGKRMSYLTPPEVILACIREIFEDENYSKKTRRLMELAEVLDGPAAVRKFLEEKHRG from the coding sequence ATGAAAATCTTACTGTTCATATGCGGAGAAGGGCTTGGACACACAGGGCGTTGCCTCTCTCTGGGGAAAGAGTTCCTGGCAGCAGGGCATGAGGTTAATTTTGGAGCTTATGGTTACTCAAAGGGTCTGGTGCAAAAAACAGGTTATTCGGCTTATGAAATTCCTTCGGAAATAAAATTGGCCGGAGAAGCAGGGACCTTTGACATAAGGAAATCCATTAAAGAAACACTGAATAACCTTTCCCCTTCCGGGTTCAGAAAAATCCTGAGGTTGATAGAAAAACTGGATCCAGATGTAGTGCTTTCGGATGGGTACTATACAGGCATCCTTGCTGCGCAGAAAAGGAAAGTCCCTGTTTATTTCATAGGGCATCAGTTCAATATGGAAGAATTTTTTTGGAAAAAGGGACTCTTTGCAGGAATTGCAGGGATATTTGTCAAAAGGTTTTACAATTACGTATTCAGCAGTGTTGATGGGATAATAGTCCCTGATTACCCGCTCCCTTACTCTGTGAACCGAAAAAACTTCACTATCTCCAGGGCTGTCAATGATAATATATTTTTCAGCGGCCCTCTTATCCGGTGCAGATACCAGGAAGCTGGAGAAAAAGCTTTCAAGCGCCCGAATGTACTTTCAACAATAGGGGCTTTCGGGTACAGGGCCGCCGTATTCAGGAACGTACTTGAGGCTGCAAAACTGGACCCCAGTATCTATTATACCTTTATCTCAGGGCCTGAAATAGATCCGGAGCAGTTTTCAAAAGTTCCGGAAAACGTTGAATTCACGGGTTTTACAGAAAATCCTTTTCCTTATTATAAAGGCTCTGATCTTGTTATTACTGCAGGCGGGCACGGAACCATTATGGAGAGCCTTGCCTTTGGGCTTCCCATACTTTCCTTTCCGGACGAAAAACATGCAGAGCAGGAGAATAATGCCTCAGTCCTCGAAGAGGCGGGGTATGGAAAGAGGATGAGCTATCTGACACCCCCTGAGGTTATCCTGGCCTGTATCCGGGAAATCTTTGAAGATGAAAATTACAGTAAAAAAACCCGAAGGCTAATGGAACTTGCCGAAGTTCTGGACGGACCTGCCGCAGTCCGAAAATTTCTTGAAGAAAAACATAGAGGGTAA
- a CDS encoding PHP domain-containing protein, whose protein sequence is MQKTPENNSKSTVSSELAETLLLEGWKKVDLHVHSSCSYDVPPAQAMHPAVLFEKAKSKGLDFVTFTDHDTVEAYDLLGWDKEGLVPGVEISIKDPENVGHTIHVNVFELDPEEFGELEAIANQEHDFKSFIRYLRAHNLPHVYNHPFWFAPGDRPNLRPVPELIKQFPVVEYNMQDLTEKNLITAALARKYGKGLAATTDSHTGGMGAVYTLAKGDSFREYFDNIKNGRSYIVVEGGALRHLTKELNAWVELVFSMDRNAREEKSFTTNVRTFDRLIALFANERIRKFPRVNSLTMSFFQNFSRSGLPAYMYMRSEKPLVSRIEKIVNLTV, encoded by the coding sequence ATGCAAAAAACACCCGAAAACAATTCTAAGTCAACGGTAAGTTCTGAGCTTGCAGAAACTCTGCTCCTTGAGGGATGGAAAAAAGTAGACCTGCATGTTCACTCGTCCTGTTCCTATGACGTCCCTCCGGCACAGGCAATGCACCCCGCAGTTCTTTTTGAAAAAGCGAAGTCTAAGGGGCTTGATTTTGTGACCTTTACAGATCATGATACTGTTGAAGCATATGATCTGCTGGGGTGGGATAAGGAGGGTCTTGTCCCAGGCGTTGAGATTTCAATCAAAGACCCTGAAAATGTAGGGCATACTATTCACGTTAATGTTTTTGAGCTTGACCCGGAAGAGTTCGGAGAACTTGAGGCTATCGCCAACCAGGAACATGATTTCAAAAGCTTTATTCGTTACCTCAGAGCTCACAATCTTCCGCACGTATACAACCATCCTTTCTGGTTTGCTCCAGGAGACCGACCCAATCTCCGGCCTGTGCCTGAACTAATAAAACAGTTTCCTGTAGTAGAGTATAACATGCAGGACTTAACGGAAAAAAACCTCATTACGGCTGCACTTGCTCGAAAATATGGGAAAGGGCTTGCCGCCACCACGGACAGCCATACAGGCGGCATGGGAGCAGTCTACACTCTTGCAAAAGGGGATTCTTTCAGGGAATATTTTGATAATATCAAAAATGGTCGGTCATATATAGTAGTTGAAGGAGGAGCCCTGAGACACCTTACTAAGGAGCTGAACGCCTGGGTTGAACTGGTTTTCTCTATGGATAGAAATGCGCGGGAAGAAAAAAGTTTTACCACCAATGTAAGGACATTTGACAGGCTGATAGCTCTCTTTGCAAATGAAAGAATTAGAAAATTTCCCAGAGTTAACAGTCTGACAATGAGCTTTTTTCAGAACTTTTCCAGATCCGGGCTGCCCGCTTATATGTATATGAGGTCTGAAAAGCCTCTTGTTTCTAGAATTGAAAAAATCGTTAATCTGACAGTGTAA
- a CDS encoding HAD family hydrolase, whose product MLQNGKIKGLIFDCYKTLIDIRTDEGSWETNEKVSKWLLYQGVRIEPDRLREEYKWKVIGRLGNSGQKYPDIRIEEIFAEICAENAFREINPFWLGIEAAKVFRTSSLKKLEAYPQSLRLLDKYRNVPKCIVSNAQRVFTEQELHFLGLYDRFNFIIMSSDHRIKKPDTRLFKMALDGLKLEPWEVLSIGDTPENDIYAPQSLGINAMHIRDAWRCV is encoded by the coding sequence ATGCTCCAAAATGGAAAAATTAAAGGTTTAATATTTGACTGTTATAAAACTCTCATTGATATTAGAACTGATGAGGGAAGCTGGGAAACAAACGAAAAAGTAAGCAAATGGTTACTCTATCAGGGAGTAAGAATCGAACCTGATAGGCTCAGAGAAGAATACAAGTGGAAGGTAATAGGTAGACTGGGCAACTCCGGGCAGAAATACCCTGATATCCGTATAGAAGAAATTTTTGCCGAAATTTGTGCAGAAAATGCTTTTAGAGAAATCAACCCATTCTGGCTCGGTATTGAAGCTGCAAAGGTTTTCAGGACTTCATCTTTAAAGAAACTTGAGGCTTACCCCCAGAGCCTTCGTCTGCTTGATAAATATCGGAACGTTCCTAAATGCATTGTTTCAAATGCTCAGAGAGTTTTTACTGAACAGGAACTCCACTTCCTGGGATTATATGATCGTTTTAATTTTATTATCATGTCCTCAGACCACAGAATTAAAAAACCTGATACAAGGCTTTTCAAAATGGCTCTCGATGGTCTTAAACTGGAACCCTGGGAAGTGTTATCAATTGGAGACACTCCGGAAAATGATATCTACGCCCCTCAAAGTCTTGGAATTAATGCAATGCATATCCGTGATGCCTGGAGATGTGTATAA
- a CDS encoding IS200/IS605 family accessory protein TnpB-related protein has product MPDPLTVSGSFSPEDVKHIGLKSIISGQIIKKYSQNQNLRSIKNVKLIIPSKAVSVDRNERTLFIPCLKLLLNYRFSNNFNKVSQIEIDNVYAYVAVVFPDEEPESFGYYIGVDRNTMGHIAVVADPDSGKVWKLGKMRYHIHQKYQNIMNRLSNSGKNKQLKAVKKREKNIVKDLNHKISRKIVDLALYNGSGIKLENLKGIRKLNSKSNGAGKGKPDQNKDKKLTCSNEYSLNNWSFLQLQQFIEYKARLRGGRGSLY; this is encoded by the coding sequence ATGCCTGATCCACTTACGGTTTCTGGATCTTTTTCGCCAGAAGATGTCAAGCACATAGGATTGAAATCAATAATATCCGGCCAGATCATCAAGAAATATTCCCAGAACCAGAACCTCAGATCCATAAAAAATGTGAAATTAATCATACCTTCGAAGGCTGTATCTGTCGACAGGAATGAAAGAACCCTTTTTATTCCCTGCTTGAAACTCCTGTTAAACTATCGTTTTTCTAACAACTTTAACAAAGTCTCCCAGATAGAAATTGACAATGTCTATGCTTATGTAGCAGTGGTATTTCCAGATGAAGAACCAGAAAGTTTCGGGTACTATATAGGAGTCGATCGAAATACCATGGGGCATATAGCAGTTGTAGCAGACCCTGATTCAGGTAAAGTCTGGAAGCTGGGAAAAATGCGTTACCATATACATCAAAAATACCAGAACATAATGAACCGTCTCAGTAATAGCGGTAAAAATAAACAACTAAAAGCTGTCAAAAAACGCGAAAAGAACATTGTAAAGGATTTGAACCATAAAATAAGCCGGAAGATTGTGGACCTGGCTCTATATAATGGAAGTGGAATTAAACTTGAAAACCTGAAAGGAATTCGGAAACTCAATAGCAAATCCAATGGTGCAGGAAAAGGTAAGCCTGATCAAAACAAAGACAAAAAACTTACTTGTTCAAATGAATATTCCCTGAACAACTGGTCTTTTCTCCAGCTCCAGCAGTTTATTGAATATAAGGCCAGGTTGCGGGGGGGTAGAGGTAGTCTATATTGA
- a CDS encoding transposase, protein MNIRPGCGGVEVVYIDPYATSKKCSRCGHTGNRQSKRFECPCCGHVDHADVNAAFNIALTPKDTGQFSAERDAGKGRTDTPQKVLARNAFSKRAAREKASPQFAWEVCQFLT, encoded by the coding sequence TTGAATATAAGGCCAGGTTGCGGGGGGGTAGAGGTAGTCTATATTGATCCCTATGCGACGAGCAAGAAGTGCAGCCGCTGCGGACATACAGGCAACCGACAGAGCAAGCGGTTTGAGTGCCCCTGCTGCGGGCACGTTGACCATGCCGATGTCAACGCTGCCTTTAATATAGCGTTGACGCCAAAAGATACTGGTCAATTCTCTGCAGAAAGAGATGCAGGGAAAGGGCGCACTGATACCCCTCAAAAAGTCCTGGCTCGTAACGCCTTCAGTAAGCGTGCAGCCAGGGAAAAAGCTTCTCCGCAGTTTGCATGGGAAGTATGTCAGTTTTTAACTTAA
- a CDS encoding PstS family phosphate ABC transporter substrate-binding protein → MVNKLKTYAVLTLLVFGLVFLGIGCTGNDSGESQVEETSSAGATEAEVTSDEAPEAETSSTESQSISLKGSDTVLPLAQAEAEEFMLENPDKSVTVTGGGSGVGITALIDGEVDIATASREIKAEEIEAAQSNGITPVETTIAYDGISVVVNPGNLVSELTFDQLRGIYNGTISNWQDVGGEDAEIVVISRDSSSGTYEYFKEEVLQGDEYRPDALTQPATGGIVGEVSQNTNAIGYIGIAYLDQSVKALNLDGGNGPVVPSSENVLSGAYPLSRSLYFYTNGEPSGLTKEFVDFVLSETGQSLVTEVGYFPADQ, encoded by the coding sequence ATGGTAAATAAATTAAAAACATACGCAGTCCTTACGTTACTGGTGTTTGGACTTGTATTTCTGGGAATTGGATGCACTGGAAATGATAGTGGTGAGTCCCAGGTTGAGGAAACCTCTTCCGCTGGAGCCACTGAAGCTGAAGTCACCTCAGACGAAGCCCCTGAAGCTGAAACCTCCTCAACCGAGTCACAGAGTATTTCTCTGAAAGGTTCAGATACGGTTCTCCCCCTTGCTCAGGCTGAAGCTGAAGAATTCATGCTTGAAAACCCTGACAAAAGTGTAACTGTCACCGGCGGCGGTTCAGGTGTTGGGATTACAGCTCTAATTGACGGTGAGGTTGACATTGCTACAGCGTCGCGAGAAATTAAAGCTGAAGAAATAGAAGCTGCTCAGTCTAACGGCATCACCCCTGTGGAGACAACAATTGCTTATGACGGCATTTCAGTTGTTGTAAACCCCGGGAACCTTGTTTCTGAACTTACCTTTGACCAGCTGCGCGGCATCTACAATGGAACAATTAGTAACTGGCAGGATGTAGGCGGAGAGGACGCAGAGATTGTGGTAATTTCCAGGGACAGCAGTTCAGGGACTTACGAATACTTCAAGGAAGAGGTTTTACAGGGAGATGAATACAGACCTGATGCACTTACCCAGCCTGCAACAGGGGGAATAGTCGGAGAGGTTTCTCAAAACACCAATGCAATCGGTTACATAGGCATTGCATACCTTGATCAAAGTGTAAAAGCTCTGAACCTTGATGGTGGAAATGGTCCTGTAGTCCCGAGCTCTGAAAATGTGCTTAGCGGTGCATACCCTCTTTCAAGGTCTCTTTACTTCTACACCAATGGTGAACCCTCAGGCCTTACGAAGGAATTCGTTGACTTTGTACTCAGCGAAACAGGACAGAGCCTGGTAACTGAAGTAGGGTACTTCCCTGCAGATCAGTAA
- the phoU gene encoding phosphate signaling complex protein PhoU, with protein MIKMIRVQYFQQLDLLKRSILSLGEMSELIFKDSMEAVMDLNVVLANKTLALEPGVDKLEEGIESSIFDLLALQQPMASDLRLVVSAIKIEADLKRILELSINIARIPGKIEGGHIKPLIDTKKMADITAYMLENSIKAFKNHDPRLARETAARDDEVDKLFYAVWVELIEMMAKDTSIISRATYLLFLIRYIERIADHCCNICESVVYLTTAEHVKLN; from the coding sequence ATGATTAAAATGATTAGAGTACAATACTTTCAGCAGTTAGACCTCCTCAAAAGGTCCATACTTTCTTTAGGAGAAATGTCTGAACTGATCTTTAAAGACTCAATGGAAGCAGTTATGGACCTCAATGTTGTGCTTGCCAATAAGACTCTTGCCCTTGAGCCCGGAGTGGACAAACTTGAGGAAGGGATTGAGTCTTCTATTTTTGATCTTCTTGCGCTTCAGCAGCCTATGGCAAGTGACCTCCGCCTTGTCGTGTCCGCAATTAAGATTGAAGCAGATCTTAAAAGAATCTTGGAACTCTCGATCAATATTGCCAGAATACCCGGAAAAATTGAAGGCGGCCATATAAAGCCTCTTATAGACACAAAAAAAATGGCAGATATTACAGCATATATGCTTGAGAATTCCATTAAGGCTTTTAAAAATCATGACCCCAGACTCGCAAGGGAAACAGCAGCCCGGGATGATGAGGTAGACAAACTCTTTTATGCAGTCTGGGTTGAGCTGATAGAAATGATGGCAAAAGATACAAGCATTATTTCCAGAGCCACATATTTGCTTTTCCTGATTCGCTATATTGAAAGGATTGCTGACCATTGCTGTAATATTTGTGAGAGCGTGGTTTACCTCACGACGGCTGAGCATGTCAAACTTAACTGA
- a CDS encoding phosphate signaling complex PhoU family protein, with protein MRKVQFTGNSSYVVSLPMKWVRDVGIEAGDTLNLITMPNRTILVSPGEISREQTTRKATIDYILPDSVENNLRILISYYLAGYDSITLATDKGFTAYDRKFIKDSVRQKLIGLELVEESSNEMVFLCLLNYNDLPLGRVIKNMYGLVISMLVDSMAALRDHNVEIAKDVIQRDDGVDRFYLLAVRQLNISLNEAEIAEKIEIGNPQDCLGYRLITKSIERMGDHAVKIATNALKMDANINADDPIFKMAELSRKVFERSIHSMQEEDLRAINKIVMDAKNISQLGISLESRGDGGSRNIALSMILESLRRVAEYSADIAEVSINMNVKKI; from the coding sequence ATGAGAAAAGTCCAGTTTACCGGAAATTCTTCTTATGTAGTCTCCCTCCCTATGAAATGGGTAAGGGATGTTGGGATTGAAGCCGGAGACACGCTTAATCTTATAACCATGCCTAATAGAACCATACTTGTTTCTCCCGGTGAGATCTCAAGAGAACAGACTACCCGCAAAGCAACAATCGACTATATTCTCCCGGATAGTGTGGAAAACAATCTAAGGATTCTTATCTCTTATTATCTGGCGGGTTATGATTCTATTACACTGGCTACTGACAAAGGTTTCACTGCTTATGACCGCAAGTTTATCAAAGACTCTGTGCGCCAGAAACTCATAGGTCTCGAGCTTGTGGAAGAATCCAGTAATGAAATGGTCTTCCTGTGCTTGCTTAATTACAATGATCTTCCTCTTGGCAGAGTAATCAAAAATATGTATGGACTTGTAATTTCCATGCTTGTGGATTCAATGGCAGCTCTTCGGGATCATAATGTGGAAATTGCTAAAGATGTGATCCAGAGAGATGATGGCGTAGATCGTTTTTATCTTCTTGCTGTCCGCCAGCTCAATATTTCACTTAATGAAGCCGAAATTGCTGAAAAAATTGAGATTGGGAATCCGCAAGATTGCCTGGGCTACAGGCTTATTACAAAGAGCATCGAGCGTATGGGAGATCACGCAGTCAAAATAGCTACAAATGCCCTGAAAATGGATGCAAATATAAACGCTGATGACCCAATTTTTAAAATGGCTGAACTCTCACGAAAGGTTTTCGAAAGGTCAATACATTCGATGCAGGAAGAAGATCTCAGGGCTATAAACAAAATTGTTATGGATGCCAAAAATATTTCCCAGCTCGGTATTTCTCTAGAGTCCCGGGGTGATGGAGGTTCCCGTAATATCGCACTTAGCATGATTCTGGAGAGCCTGCGCAGGGTAGCCGAATATAGTGCCGATATCGCAGAAGTTTCAATCAATATGAATGTAAAGAAAATTTGA
- a CDS encoding arsenate reductase ArsC gives MTSQEKKKVLFLCTHNSARSQMAEGLLRAIHGDRYEAYSAGIKATNVDPRAVMVMKEIGIDISSQLSKTPKTLQNIIFDIEVTVCDSARVSCPICSTDLDLPTEIPRAREVIHKSFEDPATAVGSEEEQLEVFRQVRDEIKYWIIQTFGK, from the coding sequence ATGACATCACAAGAAAAGAAGAAGGTCCTCTTTCTGTGCACCCATAACTCAGCCAGGTCCCAGATGGCGGAAGGCCTTTTGAGGGCTATTCATGGAGATAGATACGAAGCTTACAGTGCCGGCATCAAGGCCACAAATGTTGACCCTCGTGCTGTAATGGTCATGAAGGAGATAGGCATCGATATATCCAGTCAGCTCTCCAAAACTCCCAAAACACTCCAGAATATCATTTTTGACATTGAAGTCACAGTCTGTGATAGTGCCAGAGTGTCATGTCCGATATGCAGCACGGATCTGGACCTTCCGACAGAAATTCCCAGAGCAAGAGAAGTAATTCACAAAAGTTTTGAAGACCCCGCCACAGCCGTGGGATCAGAAGAAGAGCAGCTCGAAGTTTTCCGTCAGGTCAGAGACGAGATAAAATACTGGATTATTCAGACATTTGGGAAATGA